Proteins encoded within one genomic window of Candidatus Eisenbacteria bacterium:
- the asnB gene encoding asparagine synthase (glutamine-hydrolyzing) encodes MCGIAGIYRLGGAPATDSLRAEDRRVVEAMLRAIEYRGPDDSGLESLGRATLGVRRLSILDVEGGHQPISDVGERVWASQNGELYNFPQLRESLARRHRLRTRTDTEVLPHLWLDHGPRAVEHLRGMFACAIFDTLDQTLLLARDALGVKPLYWARVGEKVLYASEIKALLCDPQVPRDLDPDGVERYLACGFVPGEATVLRAVRKLRPGCRMVLTPSGIQIERWWPLPDLATDPKLAHAPLDALADETGARLARSTRAMLLSDRPVGILLSGGLDSSLVVASLPEEIRRETRTFSIGFESGGHHDERGFAREVARVLGTRHHESVVALDPARTLARVVTLLDEPCADAAAVPAHLVARAASEHVTVLLSGTGGDELFGGYRRHRLPQWLRHLAPVPRALARAGARLLGDRDQHRGSAGAERLVLVRKLLEAHGRESFFGAYLSTFEPCAPERLHEALQAELEPGAVAARLEAELSAELGGLPQDQEAQALCVDRLRYLPDDLLLKEDRMTMGASVEGRVPFLDEDLVRFASGLPRHARFGDPGGKAVLRALARRVLPAHLASRPKHGFSVPVEDWLRGPLATLAGDVFASPGSGVFRMPTLRRWQDEHRRRRDRSGPLWAALCFELWWREVAGADAAKLALAGRPEATARTAPAVPVRR; translated from the coding sequence GGACTCGCTCCGGGCGGAGGACCGCCGGGTGGTCGAAGCCATGCTGCGCGCCATCGAGTACCGAGGCCCCGACGATTCGGGTCTCGAGTCGCTCGGCCGGGCGACGCTCGGAGTTCGCCGACTCTCGATCCTCGACGTGGAGGGCGGTCACCAGCCGATCAGCGACGTCGGCGAGCGGGTCTGGGCGAGCCAGAACGGCGAGCTCTACAACTTCCCGCAGTTGCGCGAGAGCCTGGCGCGTCGTCACCGGCTGCGGACGCGCACCGATACCGAGGTGCTGCCGCACCTGTGGCTCGATCACGGGCCGCGCGCCGTCGAGCACCTGCGCGGCATGTTCGCCTGCGCGATCTTCGACACACTCGACCAGACCCTGCTGCTGGCGCGCGACGCGCTCGGAGTGAAGCCGCTGTACTGGGCGCGCGTCGGCGAGAAGGTCCTGTACGCGTCGGAGATCAAGGCGCTGCTCTGCGACCCGCAGGTGCCGCGCGATCTCGACCCGGACGGCGTGGAACGCTACCTGGCGTGCGGTTTCGTCCCCGGCGAGGCGACCGTGCTGCGTGCGGTGCGAAAGCTCCGGCCCGGATGCCGGATGGTACTGACGCCCTCCGGCATCCAGATCGAACGCTGGTGGCCGCTTCCCGACCTCGCCACCGACCCGAAGCTGGCCCACGCTCCGCTCGACGCTCTGGCCGACGAGACGGGCGCGCGGCTGGCGCGCTCGACCCGCGCGATGCTGCTGTCCGACCGCCCCGTGGGCATCCTGCTCTCGGGCGGGCTCGACTCGAGTCTCGTCGTGGCTTCGCTTCCCGAGGAGATCCGCCGCGAAACGCGGACCTTCTCGATCGGTTTCGAGTCGGGAGGACATCACGACGAGCGTGGCTTCGCGCGCGAGGTCGCCCGGGTGCTCGGGACGCGCCACCACGAGAGCGTGGTCGCGCTCGATCCCGCGCGAACGCTGGCCCGGGTGGTGACGCTGCTGGACGAGCCGTGCGCCGACGCGGCCGCGGTGCCGGCGCACCTGGTGGCCCGGGCGGCCAGCGAGCACGTGACCGTGCTGCTCTCGGGGACGGGCGGCGACGAGTTGTTCGGCGGCTACCGCCGCCATCGCCTGCCTCAATGGCTGCGCCACCTCGCGCCGGTGCCGCGCGCGCTGGCTCGTGCGGGAGCCCGCCTGCTGGGCGACCGCGATCAGCACCGGGGCAGCGCCGGCGCGGAACGCCTCGTCCTGGTGCGCAAGCTTCTCGAGGCGCACGGCCGGGAGTCGTTCTTCGGCGCGTACCTTTCGACCTTCGAGCCGTGCGCGCCCGAGCGCTTGCACGAGGCGCTGCAGGCCGAACTCGAGCCGGGCGCGGTCGCGGCGCGGCTCGAAGCCGAGCTGTCCGCCGAGCTTGGCGGGCTTCCCCAGGATCAAGAGGCGCAGGCGTTGTGCGTGGACCGTCTCAGGTACCTGCCGGACGACCTGCTGCTCAAGGAAGATCGCATGACCATGGGCGCCTCGGTGGAGGGTCGCGTGCCCTTCCTGGACGAGGACCTGGTGCGCTTCGCTTCCGGACTTCCGCGGCACGCCCGCTTCGGTGATCCCGGCGGGAAGGCGGTGCTGCGCGCCCTCGCGCGCCGCGTCCTGCCGGCTCACCTGGCCTCGCGCCCCAAGCACGGGTTCTCGGTGCCCGTCGAGGACTGGCTGCGCGGTCCGCTCGCGACCCTCGCCGGCGACGTGTTCGCCTCCCCGGGCAGCGGTGTCTTCCGCATGCCGACCCTGCGCCGCTGGCAGGACGAGCACCGGCGGCGCCGCGACCGCTCGGGACCGCTGTGGGCGGCGCTCTGCTTCGAGCTCTGGTGGCGCGAGGTGGCGGGCGCGGACGCCGCGAAGCTGGCCCTCGCGGGCCGCCCCGAGGCGACCGCACGCACGGCGCCGGCGGTCCCGGTGCGCCGGTGA